The Xenopus tropicalis strain Nigerian chromosome 7, UCB_Xtro_10.0, whole genome shotgun sequence genome includes a region encoding these proteins:
- the minpp1 gene encoding multiple inositol polyphosphate phosphatase 1 isoform X2 — protein MAPSADGPGISPTWHPIPVLSVEEEQELREAEAGYISPPLTAVFAAPILDKRQISRLSQAICSEYPLPEMLRFLKRVRCCASRHEFLLRLATKGEEEDVLKPRVNQSDSELADLAKSQNNVYSSDSWTVPSLTDIFLDKVFDLQGLGDPFLVYVPARAPRNPKEQQLWSGYWPSTYHAKGKAEVNAEESLRGKQISEEERSRIGRYMGTAVEAARASQARGGKGVGAVVVDPRNGEVLAISSDRTDEDGGPLLHACMVAIDMVARKQGGGAYACLKESNGELGMARDRITDKRNRQFIHTEETGEKLEQGDIEGGNNNEQSDILRDITDGAKRKRLEESTEGEEVPYLCTGYEIYVTREPCVMCAMALLHSRIFSVYYGCATPGGALGTCYRLHCGPGLNHRFQVYRGIMEDECQKLICPGNS, from the coding sequence ATGGCACCATCAGCAGATGGGCCTGGAATTTCACCAACCTGGCATCCAATCCCTGTGCTTTCTGTGGAGGAGGAACAAGAACTTAGAGAGGCTGAGGCAGGATATATCAGCCCCCCACTAACTGCAGTATTTGCTGCCCCCATCCTCGATAAACGCCAAATCTCTCGTCTCTCTCAGGCAATATGTAGCGAGTATCCGCTCCCTGAAATGCTTCGCTTCCTTAAGAGGGTGAGGTGTTGTGCGTCCAGGCATGAATTCCTTCTCCGTCTGGCTACAAAGGGAGAAGAGGAAGATGTACTGAAACCAAGAGTCAACCAATCAGATTCTGAATTAGCCGATTTGGCCAAATCACAAAACAATGTGTATAGTTCTGATTCATGGACGGTTCCTTCACTAACTGATATTTTTCTAGATAAGGTTTTTGATTTGCAGGGTTTGGGTGACCCATTTTTAGTGTACGTCCCTGCTAGGGCACCAAGGAACCCAAAGGAGCAGCAGCTGTGGTCGGGATACTGGCCAAGTACATACCACGCAAAGGGCAAAGCAGAAGTAAATGCAGAAGAAAGCCTCAGGGGCAAACAGATATCTGAGGAGGAGCGATCAAGAATTGGACGTTACATGGGAACAGCAGTGGAGGCCGCGCGGGCGAGTCAGGCAAGGGGAGGAAAGGGTGTCGGAGCCGTGGTAGTTGATCCGAGGAATGGAGAGGTTTTGGCAATAAGCTCTGACAGGACTGATGAGGACGGAGGCCCACTTCTTCACGCCTGCATGGTAGCCATAGATATGGTGGCACGAAAGCAAGGTGGTGGTGCATACGCTTGTCTGAAGGAAAGCAATGGAGAATTGGGAATGGCTCGGGACAGGATTACAGACAAGAGAAACCGGCAATTTATTCACACAGAGGAGACTGGAGAGAAGTTAGAGCAGGGGGATATAGAAGGTGGGAACAACAATGAGCAAAGTGACATTCTGAGAGATATAACTGATGGGGCAAAGCGCAAGCGATTGGAGGAGAGCACAGAGGGAGAAGAGGTGCCATATTTGTGCACAGGGTATGAGATCTACGTGACCAGAGAACCGTGCGTCATGTGTGCAATGGCTCTCCTGCACTCCCGCATCTTTAGCGTTTACTATGGGTGTGCTACCCCCGGGGGGGCTCTGGGAACCTGTTACCGGCTACACTGCGGCCCAGGGTTGAACCACCGTTTCCAGGTATACAGGGGGATCATGGAAGATGAGTGCCAGAAGCTGATTTGTCCTGGGAACTCTTAA
- the minpp1 gene encoding multiple inositol polyphosphate phosphatase 1 isoform X1 → MSFLFAACRPHTPKPFQILLFSITWICSSTRTSVGSQPPGLTFYFGTKTRYEEVNPFLLENPLLVTGKQDLLPNMCTPIKIVSVIRHGTRYPTHKQIKKMKKMHDLIVRQEGIRSELVEELQRWDMWYEDWMDGQLVKKGEQDMSNLAYRLASLFPSLFTKDRLKQNNMTFTTSSKHRCVDSTKSFISGLVHDYFGFPQAPESELKDLPYMEPVINDHLMRFFDHCPKFLAEVEDNDTALHEVDKFKQSPEMRKVINKIATLLDVPELDLSADLIQMAFFICSFELAIKNITDSPWCNLFDQEDARVLEYLNDLKQYWKRGHGYDINSRSSCHLFQHIFQHLEAAVTESKSSQQVSMPVVMQFGHAETLLPLLALLGLFKDETPLTAENFISQSERKFRSGHIVPYASNLAFVLHRCDMAETPRERYQVQLLLNEQLLHFPHSHNSLCLFDEMKEQYGHLLDGCQIAKECAIVKANRSSEDEL, encoded by the exons ATGAGTTTTCTGTTCGCCGCTTGCAGACCGCATACCCCGAAACCTTTCCAGATCCTCCTTTTCTCCATCACCTGGATTTGCAGCTCGACGCGCACATCCGTAGGGAGCCAGCCTCCtggtttaactttttattttgggACTAAAACAAGGTATGAAGAAGTCAACCCGTTTCTCCTGGAGAACCCTCTGCTGGTCACCGGGAAGCAGGACCTCCTGCCCAACATGTGTACCCCCATCAAAATAGTATCTGTAATCCGGCACGGCACCAGGTACCCCACCCACAAGCAAATcaagaagatgaagaagatgcACGACTTGATAGTGCGGCAGGAGGGCATCCGGTCGGAACTGGTGGAGGAACTGCAGCGGTGGGACATGTGGTATGAAGACTGGATGGATGGGCAGCTGGTGAAGAAAGGAGAGCAGGACATGAGCAACCTGGCCTATCGATTGGCCTCCTTGTTCCCCTCGCTCTTCACAAAGGACAGATTAAAGCAGAACAATATGACCTTCACAACAAGCTCAAAGCACAGATGTGTGGACAGCACAAAATCGTTCATCAGCGGCCTCGTGCATGACTATTTTGGCTTCCCCCAGGCTCCTGAGAGTGAACTGAAAG ACCTGCCTTATATGGAACCAGTCATCAATGACCATTTGATGCGTTTCTTCGATCACTGCCCTAAATTTCTGGCGGAGGTGGAAGACAATGACACGGCGCTGCATGAAGTGGATAAGTTCAAACAAAGCCCAGAGATGAGGAAAGTGATTAACAAAATCGCTACTCTCTTGGATGTGCCGGAACTGGATCTCTCAGCGG ATTTGATCCAAATGGCCTTTTTTATCTGCTCCTTTGAACTGGCCATTAAGAATATAACAGATTCTCCTTGGTGCAACCTGTTTGATCAAGAAGATGCCAGG GTCCTAGAGTACCTCAATGATTTAAAACAGTACTGGAAGCGGGGACACGGGTATGATATCAACAGCCGCTCCAGCTGTCACCTGTTTCAGCACATCTTCCAACACTTAGAAGCGGCAGTCACAGAAAGCAAAAG CTCCCAGCAGGTCTCCATGCCAGTGGTCATGCAGTTTGGCCATGCCGAGACCCTCTTGCCGCTGCTCGCTCTCTTGGGCCTGTTTAAGGACGAGACTCCCCTGACGGCAGAGAACTTCATTAGCCAGAGTGAGCGTAAGTTCCGCAGTGGCCACATCGTACCGTACGCCTCCAACCTGGCCTTTGTGCTGCACCGGTGCGACATGGCCGAGACCCCCAGAGAGAGGTACCAGGTACAACTGCTGCTCAACGAACAGCTCCTTCACTTCCCACATTCCCACAATTCACTCTGCCTCTTTGACGAGATGAAGGAGCAGTATGGCCACCTCCTGGATGGCTGCCAGATCGCTAAGGAATGTGCAATAGTGAAAGCCAACCGCTCCTCGGAGGATGAGCTTTAA